The genome window CCAGAGGGGCTTAATCATGAATAAAATGAAAATAGGATTCATTGGATATGGAAGTATGGGAAGTATGATTTTGAATGGATTTTTGGATTCAAATGCAATATCTGCTAAGGATATAATAGTCTCAAACCGTACAATTTCTAAATTAGATGATTTAAAGGAAAAATATCCTGAGATCGAAATTTCCCTAAAAAATATGGATTTAGCTAAAGAATGTAACCTCCTATTTCTTTTTGTAAATACTGGTGAAGTAAAGAATGTATTAGATGAAATAAAAGAAGGATTAAGGAAAGATGCCCATATAATTCATATATCTGCTGGTTTAAGCTTAAAAACAATTGAAAAAAGTTTTTCTTTTAAAATAACCCAAATAATTCCCAGCTTAACTTCAGAGCTTAAAGAAGGAGTATCTCTGGTATGCCACAATGGAAAAGTTAATTCACAGGAAAAAAAGTTTGTAGAAAGTCTTTTTAGTAGAATTAGTCAGGTAAAAGTTGTGAGCGAAGAAGATTTAGACATTTCTACGGATCTTACTAGCTGTTCCCCAGCATTTATGGCTTATATTTTTAAGGGATTTGCTGATATTGGAGCTGCTAGAAGTGAATTAACTGAAAAAGAAGCAGAAGAAATGTTTTTACAGACTTTATTGGGTACGGTTAAACTTTTAACTGAAAATAAAATGAGTTTTGAAGAAATTATATCTCGAGTAGCCACTAAAGGCGGCATTACTGAAGAAGGAATAAAATCACTGGAAACTGATCTCCCATTAGTTTTTGATAACTTATTTAAAAGCACTTTTAATAAACGTGAAAAATTAAAAAGAGATTTAGATAAACAGTATAATCTTC of Methanobacteriales archaeon HGW-Methanobacteriales-1 contains these proteins:
- a CDS encoding pyrroline-5-carboxylate reductase is translated as MKIGFIGYGSMGSMILNGFLDSNAISAKDIIVSNRTISKLDDLKEKYPEIEISLKNMDLAKECNLLFLFVNTGEVKNVLDEIKEGLRKDAHIIHISAGLSLKTIEKSFSFKITQIIPSLTSELKEGVSLVCHNGKVNSQEKKFVESLFSRISQVKVVSEEDLDISTDLTSCSPAFMAYIFKGFADIGAARSELTEKEAEEMFLQTLLGTVKLLTENKMSFEEIISRVATKGGITEEGIKSLETDLPLVFDNLFKSTFNKREKLKRDLDKQYNLQ